The following nucleotide sequence is from Trifolium pratense cultivar HEN17-A07 linkage group LG2, ARS_RC_1.1, whole genome shotgun sequence.
ATAACCACCCACTACATATTTTTGtaggattttatttttattgattctcTTCTCTTCCTTGTGTTTCTTTTTCTACAGCTGCAGTTTCTGGATGTGTTTACCCTTCAAGTCCTGGGTATGTTTCATTATACGTATGATTcttgttctgtttttttattttattttaatgttgttttgtttatttataaatcaaaataattgaGTAAGTTTTTTGCAATTAAGTTTGAGTCTTGTGAGTGTGAAGTGAGAATTTTGTGGAAAAGTCCCATTTCTTATAAGCATTTTATGGTTAGCACTTACCTATTGGATGTTTTCATTTTCCAAAGCAGTTTTTCTTGAAGtagtgttttttctttttgtttggcaagtaaagaaagagagaagagacacaCAAAATGAGTGGGGTCCACATCCTTTTCATTTctaccttattattattatttgctaCCATgcttactttttagattcatagaatgttaaatgtatctggtctatattattgaTTAGATATATCcaacattctatgaatttaaaaagtaaacatcgtcttataataaggaccggagggagtattatgaGAAGAAAGACAaataatctgttttttttttattttgaattgtcCATAATGCCCTCATTAATTATGTAAAATGTGAAACATTTGTGTTTCACTGCCCTTGCATTTTACTTGCACATTAGTCAAAAGCCCCTTTTCTATTGAAATACTCCGTCGGATCTTTACtcctataacaaaaaaaaaaaagttttttagattcattggacGGTTAATATGCTCCCTCCCCCGTCactgcaaatttaatatttttgataaattgaGAAAGTGATGTATCTGATGGATAATATGGACCATATACATAACTTTTCTAATGAatgaaaatagtaaaatttGGTTATAACAGTGACCAAAAAGTATCTTGTGTCGAGCGAGTAAGACTTGACATGATTTCGATATTTCCAAGTCATAGATTTTGATATTTCCAATATCTTTGTTGTGATTTGGATTGCTGTCTCACACACTTTGACGTTTGACACAGTTGGCATATTGGTAACTTCAAGTTTGAGATTTGTCCGCATTTCAAGTTTggtatttcatttttttttaaaaataaattaaaatctatATTGAAATGTgattggatcctctccttcactctcctctctatctctctcaatcctctctatctctctcttaatctcagtctctctctctctcattattACTTCAAGTTCaatgttgatatttttttatcctGGCTCTCTTTTGCAGCAATGCAGGAACACCATCGACAGGTTCACCCGGTTCAACTCCAAGTACGGGAACCGGCACTGGCACTGGCACTGGCACGGGAGGAACTGCGGGTAGCCCTACTGTGTTTGGAATAAGTCCAACATCTACAATTAGTGGCAACGGTGATCCTTCTACAGCTGTAGTGTCTTATATGAAAAGCATCAACACCTTGCTATTGTCCTTTGTTTGTTACCTTGTGTTTAGCCTTCAAGGTCTAAACTAAAGGTGCAATGCTTTACTATTAGTACTAGCTAGTGAATTAGAAAATTTTAGGGGGTTTTATGTGTGGATGAGATTTTGCACAAAAACATGATGGTTAAGGTTATTATGTGATTTTACTTATATGAATCATCTACTTGCAAACccaattttgttttgttcctcctaagtagaaattttttttgtagggaatttggttttttatttagTGGTGACATATTTTGATTATGACAACATGAAGGGTAGAAGTAGTAGCCTTTTTCCATTTGTATATCTAAGAATATGACCTGcactattttttaattaatttaatggAAGCCAGCTACCCTATTTATTATCTAGTTTACATTAAGGTTCAATTTCATGCTAGCCGGCTTCTTCCTTGATTTGCCTTTGACATTCCTTGCAGATTCAAAGAAGATGATGTAATCTCAAAGTAATTTAAAATGTTGTAAcgttttataataattttatatataaaggtAGGTCATGCTGACACTAGTTAGCAATTTCGATAAAAGTATATGAATCGACAAGTTAAATTCTCGGAACTCACGAAATCCTCCAATGAGTTTTTCATATTGTAAATGATATGCAAACTCGGTCCATCATGTAATTTGAGTTGAATATTTTACTTACACAACTAACTTACTTACCTACGTTTTACTTTAAGGGGTTTTTTCTTATAAGAAAAAACGTTACGATTGAATCAAACTCAAATAGAGTCGGTCCAACATTAAATTAGACATAAAGCAAATTTTAAGGTGAGGgttttgcattaaaaatataatattttattaaaatcatagAATTTTGAGACCCGATACCACCGCACATCATGTGCATGCATAATGAATTTGAGGGTATGTGTTAGATAATAAAGTATTGAGTTATGTTGATCTGTTAGTTTAGAgttcattttatatattttttagtaatCTTTTATATTGTTAAGCTATTAGTATTCTATGAAACCTTAATCTCCTTTGTTATTCTCTTCGTTTATATCTGGGGCTGATTCTAACACTCTGCTTTTTGTAACATTATGAAAAGTATATAGGTTGTTCAAAGGTCACTATATCAACAATACAAGATGTGAATTTCTACCATCTCTTTCCGTTTTTGCATTTCTTTCATGGCGTAGAAGGATTTTTTCTCTTGGACACAATTGCTCCTAAAAGTCAATTACGACTaagaataattttgttttacatCTTGACACGCTTAGCATacaaatcataaataaatactacTTACAACGTAGTTAATAAAAGTGCATGCCGGCATTTTTTGTAATTTAGAACACAATCAAACTAGGGAAAGATGTTTTAATctgaataaaataagaaatggTGAGGACAAATGTGTTTTGAAACTATTTGTTCACGATTAGTTAGTGTCTTGCATCGGATGAATGTAGTCATGAAGTTAGAGAAGAATTGTCCATTCCATTAAGATTGAACCGAACTGTATAATTGCTTTATATTTAGACTGTCTGATCCTAATTAGATGGTCAGATATTCCTTAACTGCATGCAATTTTGAATGCATGCAATCCAAATCCCTTGTATCGATGtatcataattaaaatcaaGGCTTAAATGTAATTTTGATCCCCTATATTTAGTAAAATGCAAAATTTTGGTCCCCATTTTGTTTTGTGCAATGTTGGTCCCTTAATTTCTTTTTCCGCAATTTTGGTAcctactattttaaaaaaattcagacATTTGGTCCCCTAACACGCTCGCAAGTGCATGAGTATATCATCGTAATAAAAAGAGTATAGAATCCACATGGACTAATGAGCAACATGGTATAACTTTCAAATCAAGGAAACATATagtgatttttataaaaacaatagTGATTGAGATTGATTGGTTTTGAGGGTTGTATTTAAAGGCATTATGCCTCACTTTGAAAAacaatcaatgaatgaatgaataattaTCTCCTTGCATAATCTTTCTTAATTGTATCGGATTCTATTCTTTTTTTAGGTCAATTAGCCTAAtgactagaaaattcaccttaaaggtaaataagtagagtgtcccgggttcgaatccgggttcctgcacatatagtgcgatatccctaccaactgagctatgctCAAGAGGACATATCGAATTCTATTCTAAATCCTTAGAATCCCTACTCTTGAGAATTAGATTTTTCGGTTTGTCCTAAAATCCATTTACCCGTTACACTTGCAGTTTTGTCCACTATTAAACTTTTGTACACCCATTCACCCCTATAATAACACTCGACCAACTTGCAAACTTTACAAGATCTTTTATAGCAAGAGTGGCCATTTCTCTGTATATAGCTCTTGAATGTAGCCTGCTTTCAATTTTATTAGACTAGGTTCCATCATATGAGTAATAACAacgaatttttttataagcaataatAACTATGCATTTCCTATAAGCAAATATATCCTTTTTACATGTTAGTTTAGCTTATTGCTTAGCATCAAGATTTAAAATTATGGTAGCTGCAGATGCACGTCACAATCTTTGAAATTGCACAGAATTGCAGCTAATGCAACAACAACTTCGGTTGGGGAGTGATTGCACTTGCATACATCgacaaaataataacaaaatcaaTAATACTGTTGCCTTAACTACAATTCGAAGTACACTGCTCTGCATTCATAATAGAGATGCATTTAGCTATATGTAAACCATTCATTACTTCAATTTAACACTTtacttcaaatatataaaaacagtAGAAAGAAAAGCTTCGGTAATCATAAGAGAGAAATAAAGAGCGACACATCAAAGATGAACACAGTAACTATGAAGTCCGGTTCAAAGTGAGCTGCAAGATAAGCTGAAAAATGCTCTCTTTGCAGCCGGGCTATTAGATGCCTCACTACAGCGTCCAGGGTCAGCGTGCTATTTCAGTGCtgtaaatacaaataaaaataaaataaatatcatgaaCAGAAATGTTTGCACATAGTTTTGTTGCAAAAATAATGCGAAACATTGCATAAATATAGAGAATTGGTGCTAGTTTTAGTCAGAGATGGTTTTGTCTCGAGATATAGTACAATTGTATATACAAAGTTAGTGCCAAATTTGTCGACCTAGaaaatcatataattaaaaGGTATTAATTGAAACATTGACTGATTGAACATCCAACCAACCTAACTTAGGCCTCTTTCAATTGAGTAAATTGTCGAGCTAGACAATCATGATCCCCGttttaccaaaaacaaaaacataaatacAAGGTATTGATTGAAACATTGACAGATGAATTACCCAACATGCTTACTTTATAGTCACTTTAACTAATCTGTGTTACTGATTGCATTTGCTTCTGTTCTAACAAATTTAGTACTGAAGCTCTGTACCGAGAAAATAGTACCGAAGCTAATTATGAATCATACACATACCTCTGGTTCAACAGGTTTGGCTTCTTCTGTTTTGACTTCTTCACCTGCATGAGAGCATTCATTATTTGAGCACAGTGATATAGAGTTGCTTAACACAACTATCATGCAACATCAACTATGAACACTTGAGCATATTTTTACTTCAATAGCACAATCATTTAGGACTCAAATATGAACCACATATGCTACTCCACatccttataatttttatttatttttatattttgtttgaaGTTAATCAACAATAAAGAATCATTCTTTATATTATTGGACATTCCTTACGTCAAAGTTATTCATCTATGTTTATAAACATCGATAATGGATCAAACTTCAGTTTTCATCTATGTATGTTACAAAAGTCTTACTTGACTATTTGAAAAGGTAAGTTACATCTTCAATTTATCAAGATAACATccaaataacattataatgacCGTTACAATAGTAAAATTCATCaagtatttttgaattttttttaactaagaTTGTGATCTCGATGTTGTCAATGAGGGTCTAATTGAAGTGTTGAGTGGTGAAACATTATTTGTAGTATATCATCACATGGTCATGCATAAAAATTTCTAACAGAACTGAACTAATTGGTTCAACGGTGTAAAGATTTttaaagataaatgaccaacttgaaattttaaattaggTTAAAGCACCTCTTGTGTAATTTTGCCAATAAAGTAAAGAGGAGTTCTTAGCCTTAACTCTTTAAGAACTCAAGAAATCACTTCATTTGGAGATGCTCTAAATAACAAGAAACTTGGTTGTGCAATTGATTGGTCATGAAATTTTTAGATATaatctttaaaatttatatattttgttatacatatttattatataatataagtatGAAGGAAAATAAAATCTCACTATATTAGTAATCATTGaatattaaagaaaaagttgatgtttgagagggaaaaaaatttgcaAATAAAAAGACAAAGAACTAaagcaaaaaattgaaaataagaaaaatcagAGTGAAAAGATAATTGCATTTAATGTTATACTGTCATGCTTAGATAATTTAAAAGTtgatatatagaataatataatatgatgaATATATTACAATACATTTTAGTGTTATAATGTAGTGTAGTGTGTATgatgtaatttatttaaaagtgGGAATAGTTATTGTTTGGATTATAAACTGTTCTGTTTCATATAAGTATATAGACATGGACTAATATGTCTCAAAAGAATGTTAGCGGAGCATAGCCCAAATGCATAATAAATCTCAATCATCATCTTACCTCCATCCTCAGGTAAATCGGAGGTCCAAAGTGTAAGGTTGTCTCTCAACAATTGCATGATCAAAGTACTGTCCTTGTATGACTCTTCACTCAAGGTATCTAAATCCGCAATTGCCTCGTCGAAAGCTTGTTTAGCCAAATGACAGGCCCTGCATGTTTCAGTAATCACATTTAAATGAGAGTTAGCAATAAGAGCAATTCATTGAACCTATGCAGATCATATAATAGTGTTAGAACTTAGAAGCACAGATGTGTGATGTTTTTTGAATTAAATCTAGATGTATTCCTTGTTGAAAACAATTCTATTCGAGGCCTACATAATAACAAGAGAGTATGATAGCTCTCAAAAGAAATTTGTTTGGCACAAAAGATCAAAAAAGGGATCTCTCAGTAAGCAGTATCCTTGAACATATTCCCACCACTTGTGAAGCTAGCATACTACAACTAGGCCAATCCCATTGGATTATTTGTGTGTGATAGGATGTGAGAAAATTGTACTCCTAAATTTTATAACAGATGATTGTTAATTAACTTGGTTGGATGGACCAATACCTAATGAGTAATTAAACTAATAATGTTCAATAAACTATAAACCTAATGAGTAAGAGATGATTTTTTAATGGCCCTAACTAAACATATGAAATTCACACTTTTAATCGTGCATAGTAATTAGTAAGATGGTAGCTACATGGTCACCCTGTCCTCTATTAAAAAACCCGTTTGGTCTGAAAGTTTACTTTTGGACATCATGAAATTTACTTCCAGACGGAACAAAATCAGTAACTTGCTAAACACACTACCAAACTCAATCTATGCCATGAAAGAGTATAAGTAACTTGCCTTTCAGGAGAGTTCAGTATCTCATAGTAGAAAACAGAGAAGTTGAGTGCAAGTCCAAGACGGATTGGATGTGTTGATGGAAGATCCGTGCTTGCAGATGCGGAAGCAGCCTAACAATCATCGAAATATTTTGTACATTAAAACAAGGCACCATAAATAGAGATTAACACAAAACATTCACTGGTGAAATGAGGGAGATATCAGACAATATACCAACCTCATATGCCTTCAGTGACTGCTCAGCTGCCTCCTTCCTATCTTGTTCGCTCTTAAACTCAGCAAGATATCGATAATAGTCACCTTTCCTGCAGGATGAAACAAGCTTATGGAAATCAAATAGAGAACCAAAGCATGAAAAAGCTAGCAAGAACAAAGAGACGTCATGTTATATGAGACGAAATATTATTTGCAAAACCAGAACCAATAAGCAGAATATTCTGTTACCTTTTATTTCTCAGCAAGTAATATATTGAgatacaaaaataaattcaagatACAATGTTCGCTTTTATCTCAGATGTTATACTTAATATTAATATGTGCTACACTTATGAATGAATTCATATCAAACGATTCATATTATTGCTTTAACAATTGGGATTTAAAATACaaacttaattaaatatgaGTCGTGTGATCTTTCATCCAATGaacaaaatcaaatatagtGATCACAAAATATTTTGACCGTGCCTGTGAACTTTTTACTGCATTAAAATCGATTTGCAAAATATGGAACAAGCAATTTTATTCCATTTGGAAACAGATTCTCAAAAGCAGATGATTATTAAATTAACCAAGAAAATGAGACAGGTAAAACAACAAGACTCACATCTTATAGTAGAAAACAGTAGCTTCTCCTGTGGTGGAAGAAGGAATGAGATGTTGGTCAATAATTGTGAGAATGTCGCTGCAAATTTTGGACAGTTCCTCCTCAACCTTTTGGCAATAACTCTTGATCAGTTTCACATTGTTCTCATTTCCCTTACCCTCTTCTTTCTGTTCAATTGAAGACATAATTCTCCAAGAAGCTCTCCGTGCACCAATGACATTTTTATATCCCACTGAGAGGAGATTCCTCTCTTCCACAGTTAGTTCAACATCAAGTTTCGCTACGGTCTTCATGCACTCAACCATTTCTGcatcatatatacatatataagtATGTGTTTTCAACATCAATATATCACATCATTCATTAATTGTTTACAATTTGTATGTTAACACCACAAAATTACACCCTACATAACAACTCATTATCAGTCTAACCATGCAAGATGGTAGACATTCAACAATATTTATATAacattttgataaaattaatttaaggtgacacaaattgattttgtaaaatggATTCTGACTAAAAGCGAGTTGAATgtaaaatgatttatgtttgtcccataagtcctagctcaactagcaaaaatgccgaaattgaTAGGCTGGACGTCGTGACCTGGGTTCGAACCCCAGATCTCACAAGtcacaattatatgtgagtttaatttcagtggattaCCACTTGatctaagacaaaaaataaaaataaaaaaataaaatgatttatggTTGGATATATTCCCGTAAACATGGATGGAACATTAAATTCAAGGCTAAAATCAATTATAGATTCAAGTTAGAATTAATTTCGAACATCCAATCATACCAAAAGTGAAACCAATCAAAATGCTTTATGATCCCATGCAAGTAGAATCAACTATTTATTATCAACAAAATTTCTAATTCTGTCAAAAACAATTGTATTGTATCCAATGTAGAATAATTGATTTGAAAAACTCCAAATAACAACCAAATGTACATTGAAATTAACATTATGTATATAAAATCAATTAGATAAAGTTAACATTAATTAATCTACACATGATTTAAGGCACAATTAAAGGAACCAGGAAATGAATGAAGAAAACTGAAACCTTCATATCTCTCTGCTTGCTCAGCAAGCTTGGCCATGTAAACCTGagtctctctctctttctccgTCGACATTGTTGTGTAAGAGGGGAAAAACCAAGTTTGTGATTGTGTGATGTGTTTGTGGAGAAGAAGAATGCAAGCGAGCGAGGAAGAAGGGAATGTACGAAAGGGTAGTTATATAGGTGGAGCAACTTGTGGAAGACTAGATCTCAACCGTTGGATTTATGTCAGATTTTCCTGGCTTGTAATTCATGTcagattttgaatttgaatgatgaagaaagcgcacatgagaaaaaaaattaaatcaaaaaaattaaatgatgtgagaatattttttatttatttatttattcatgaGCTTGTGCCTAAAGACTTTTTTCTTGGATTTGTGTCTAACTAAGTATTTCTCAATGTATTTTTGAATGAGACTCATCCTTATGTCTTAAGAATTTTACTCATGTTCATCCGTTGTAGTCATTCACAATGACTAGTTCATACTTCTTACCATTCATTTACATAGGATGTTTTAACAGGACCAAACAAATCAATGTGTAAAAGTTTCAGAGGTAGAAACAACATTCTTTGATTTGAAAGAGGTTTTTAAAAATTTGCCTTTCTGACATGCCTCACACAGAGTATCTGGAAGCAAATTTCAAATTAGGATGACCTCTCACTAAATTGAGTTGATTAAGCCTTGAGATTCTTCTCATACTAATATGGTTCAATCCTTCTGACTAACGGCTTTACATGACTCTTGATtaaatataatgtcatgaccaTTGTCATTTAATTGTCTTATGGCCCGATGATTATGCATTAGAGCTTCAACTAATAAAACATTTTTAACTGATTGTGCTAGCAATTCTTAATACAACGACTCTTATTctgtcttatatatatatatatatatatatatatatatatatatatatatatgggactATAAGCATTTGAAGAAATAAGTTTTGAACTCACAACTACTGATATACTCTTTGAAGGTAAAGCACAAAAACCCTTAGAATATTCTTACAAACTATGTATCTTAAAATATCATAACACTTAAAAACTCTAAACTTAATTTAGTTTATCACtcactagcgggccagacaggcgcgttctgcgcctgcctgtgtctaacttatgtaaaaaaaaaaactcttatgttatgaaattaaaaatcagaGATTTATAAAgttttgcaattaaaaaatgtaCCTTATTTAAATTTCTGTAAGAATTGTGATAGTTGGAAGACCTTAATAAGAAAAAACcattgtgttatttgaatttaaaatttgaatttaaattgaagggtaatttggacaatataaaaaatccaGTCCAAACTCatctatcctttttatatattgttatagattaacTTGAATAGCATAACTTTGTGGTATGCAGCGGTTACCATTGGGTGGATGTAGTTTGATAACCAACCAAGTAAATGAGGGTAAAATAGGTATTAataaaaatccagcccaaactaaggtatcctttttatatattgtaataGATTAAGTCTTATgtgattataatttataatgaaTAAACTCTCTTGCGTGAGGAGACCGGACTATCCCTAAGATTATGGGATGAACTATTATAAAATCTTTATGTCTATCATTTTCTATCCTTTTTATACTTGATCATTCTTgcaaactactccctccggtcctttttataaggaacacttagggcaaaaaatttggtcctttttataagaaactttgaccaattttcaaatgttttaaatgttcaatttcacttatgtccttatttattatgagagagaatttaaaaataagtaagttagttgaataaagagtaattaaataagggtatacatggaataaattaaaatttataagagtattaaatgaaaataactatctTAAATGTgattcattggtctgtgtgattttttcaaagtgtttcttataataaggaccggagggagtattcttGACTTAAAGAGTTTTTCAGACAAAGAAAACACAATTTAAAGTTTTgaacacttttttatttttgtattttttcaaaaattttgcagatttttttttatttttatagcatCCCgtagaaaaataacaaattgaAAAACTAACAAAACACACGAGAAGCATTAAAAAAGCGTGAGCCGTtattaaaacattataaaattgATGATTCCCACCAAGAATTTGATCGCCAAGTGTGCCGTCAAAAGAAATTCTCTCGATTTCCAAAGGCAGAGGAAGATAAAATAAGGAGATACATGGCGGTTAGAACAGTCCAATAAGGCATAAGCAATAGCCAGCCGGCCACAAGACGGACGACATAGAGGAATGATACCACATCTGGTGACCTGGATTTGGAGAATAatactactatatatata
It contains:
- the LOC123908418 gene encoding 14-3-3-like protein GF14 iota, encoding MSTEKERETQVYMAKLAEQAERYEEMVECMKTVAKLDVELTVEERNLLSVGYKNVIGARRASWRIMSSIEQKEEGKGNENNVKLIKSYCQKVEEELSKICSDILTIIDQHLIPSSTTGEATVFYYKMKGDYYRYLAEFKSEQDRKEAAEQSLKAYEAASASASTDLPSTHPIRLGLALNFSVFYYEILNSPERACHLAKQAFDEAIADLDTLSEESYKDSTLIMQLLRDNLTLWTSDLPEDGGEEVKTEEAKPVEPEH